In a genomic window of Staphylococcus taiwanensis:
- a CDS encoding thiamine phosphate synthase — MHIFIAITPYKDLTITDMQHFLTIADGIDGLLFRTPMSHEDLYLCLKDLIQQGFPKEKIIIHSDIDLLQQLQLTRLHCRESDSVAFDFKKQHPDIEVSMSTHSLPSVKEAYNQHLDYVFYGHIFATPSKPNQQPRSSEEIEHVLQIPIPIYAIGGITQDTIHKLPPGFAGVCAISFFMNASLQQIEQLRKEWLKDA; from the coding sequence ATGCACATTTTCATTGCTATAACCCCGTATAAAGACTTAACAATTACAGATATGCAACATTTCTTAACCATTGCTGATGGTATTGACGGTTTACTCTTTCGCACACCAATGTCTCATGAGGATTTATATCTATGTCTTAAGGATTTAATTCAACAGGGATTCCCTAAAGAAAAAATCATTATTCATAGCGACATTGATTTACTTCAACAACTACAACTCACTCGTTTACATTGTCGTGAATCGGATTCAGTCGCCTTTGATTTTAAAAAGCAACATCCTGATATTGAAGTTAGCATGTCAACGCATTCGCTACCCTCAGTTAAAGAAGCTTACAACCAACATCTTGATTATGTTTTTTATGGTCATATTTTTGCGACGCCGTCTAAACCAAATCAGCAACCAAGATCCTCTGAAGAAATTGAACATGTTTTACAAATACCTATTCCAATTTATGCCATAGGAGGTATAACTCAAGATACCATTCATAAACTTCCTCCTGGCTTTGCAGGTGTATGTGCAATTTCTTTCTTTATGAACGCATCTTTACAACAAATTGAACAGTTACGAAAGGAGTGGTTGAAAGATGCATGA
- a CDS encoding MFS transporter: MVQRQRKSNVRWFFALAFFIIGVIAYMDRSNISYIAPQMMEDLHMTKQQFGLLASFFSLGYALMQVPSGMLAEKFGPRKMITIALVWWSAFTIFTGMIKHHGLLYLVRFLFGIGEAPMYPSNAVFNATWFSKDEKGRASSMLLAGSYFGPVLAPIITIAIVNTFNWQAVFYIFGGVGIIIAILWGIIAKDLPEQHRMVNEAEKHFIMENRDLVQTSKSLPPWNQFFRRVSFYAIAGQYFVVQFVISLFLIWLPTYLTEQYHVEFKHMTISSLPWFIMFILILSAGAISDKILRSGQSRFVSRGLIAIVGFIVFAISIFFAVHTENLYITIFWLSLGLGGMGISMGMSWAAANDIGRNFAGTVSGWMNLWGNIGALLSPFLAGALVASLGWTMTFQLLIIPAVIAAILWLFVTPDKPLIKDESRQLK; this comes from the coding sequence ATGGTACAAAGACAAAGGAAAAGTAATGTTCGTTGGTTTTTCGCATTAGCATTTTTTATTATAGGTGTCATTGCTTATATGGATAGATCGAATATTTCATATATTGCACCTCAAATGATGGAAGATTTACATATGACTAAACAACAGTTTGGTTTATTAGCCTCATTCTTCTCACTAGGTTATGCATTAATGCAAGTGCCTTCAGGGATGTTAGCTGAAAAGTTTGGTCCACGTAAGATGATTACTATCGCATTAGTATGGTGGAGCGCATTTACCATTTTTACAGGTATGATTAAACATCATGGTTTATTATATCTTGTGCGTTTCTTATTTGGTATTGGGGAAGCACCAATGTATCCATCTAATGCTGTATTTAATGCTACTTGGTTCTCTAAAGATGAAAAAGGTAGAGCATCTAGTATGTTATTAGCAGGTTCATATTTTGGACCAGTATTAGCACCAATCATTACAATTGCGATTGTAAATACATTTAATTGGCAAGCCGTGTTTTACATTTTCGGTGGCGTAGGAATTATCATTGCGATTTTATGGGGAATTATCGCTAAAGATTTACCAGAACAACATCGTATGGTTAATGAAGCTGAGAAACACTTCATAATGGAGAATCGTGATTTAGTTCAAACAAGTAAATCATTACCACCATGGAATCAATTCTTCCGTCGTGTGAGCTTCTACGCAATTGCTGGTCAATATTTCGTAGTACAGTTTGTTATTTCATTATTCTTAATTTGGTTACCAACGTATTTAACAGAACAATACCACGTCGAATTCAAACATATGACGATTAGTTCATTACCATGGTTTATTATGTTTATATTAATCTTATCTGCAGGTGCGATTTCAGACAAAATCTTACGCAGTGGTCAATCAAGATTTGTATCAAGAGGGTTAATCGCGATTGTAGGCTTCATCGTCTTTGCAATTTCAATCTTCTTTGCAGTACACACTGAGAACTTATATATTACGATATTCTGGTTGTCACTCGGATTAGGTGGTATGGGGATCTCAATGGGTATGAGTTGGGCTGCTGCCAATGACATTGGTCGTAACTTTGCAGGAACTGTATCAGGCTGGATGAACTTATGGGGTAACATTGGTGCCTTATTAAGTCCGTTCTTAGCAGGTGCTTTAGTTGCGTCACTAGGTTGGACAATGACCTTCCAATTATTAATTATCCCGGCTGTAATCGCCGCAATTTTATGGCTTTTTGTTACACCAGACAAACCACTTATTAAAGATGAAAGCCGTCAACTTAAATAA
- a CDS encoding antibiotic biosynthesis monooxygenase translates to MIIINAKLKVSEAHREEYLKLMDNLVKHAREEEGNTFYSHYEDVSERNTFVVVENYKDQDAVAAHNNSDHFKVFSDNIGNFITEKPQIDIAEAK, encoded by the coding sequence ATGATTATTATTAATGCAAAATTAAAAGTAAGTGAAGCACATCGTGAAGAATACTTAAAATTGATGGATAATTTAGTGAAACATGCACGTGAAGAAGAAGGTAATACGTTTTATAGCCATTACGAAGATGTCTCAGAACGTAACACATTTGTCGTAGTTGAGAACTATAAAGACCAAGACGCAGTAGCAGCACATAACAATTCTGATCACTTTAAAGTATTCAGTGATAATATTGGTAATTTTATTACTGAAAAACCTCAAATCGACATTGCAGAAGCAAAATAA
- a CDS encoding DUF2188 domain-containing protein — protein sequence MPWTMDDYPNTWKNFDDLERKKAIDIGNAMLKDGYKEGDVIPIATKQAEEWYKDASDDALQELKHKHITQHQKDDSANPELNKENVHVYYEDNEWKVKTEGAKQASDTFDNKEDAKQRAQDIAENRNTKVITHTKDES from the coding sequence ATGCCTTGGACAATGGATGATTACCCAAATACTTGGAAGAACTTTGATGATTTAGAACGTAAAAAAGCAATTGATATTGGAAATGCAATGCTTAAAGATGGTTATAAAGAAGGCGATGTCATTCCCATTGCGACGAAACAAGCAGAAGAATGGTATAAAGATGCAAGTGATGATGCGTTACAAGAATTGAAACATAAGCACATCACACAACATCAAAAAGATGACTCCGCCAATCCAGAATTGAACAAAGAAAATGTGCATGTCTATTACGAAGATAACGAGTGGAAAGTAAAAACTGAAGGTGCTAAACAAGCATCTGATACGTTTGATAACAAAGAAGACGCAAAACAACGTGCACAAGACATTGCCGAAAACAGAAATACAAAAGTCATCACACATACAAAAGACGAATCATAA
- a CDS encoding GTP pyrophosphokinase family protein — translation MYVERKPSLYIEELRNEFKDSLNHFKDGDEAFDRLIGFVELDHLYSSALKEISTKLDILDDNFNHVYKHNPIHHMERRVKEMNSLVKKLQRKNLPISAESAKENILDIAGIRVVCNYLEDIYVIEKMLLKQEDIKLIRRKDYIENPKENGYRSLHIVVSIPVFLSNKVEVTPVEVQIRTIGMDMWASLEHKIRYKNNASTEDYKDMLKDCALEISDVEAKMQSIHSAITESDTH, via the coding sequence ATGTATGTAGAGAGAAAACCATCATTATATATAGAAGAATTACGTAATGAATTTAAAGATAGTTTGAACCACTTTAAAGATGGAGATGAAGCTTTTGATAGATTAATCGGCTTTGTTGAACTAGATCATTTATATTCCTCAGCGTTAAAAGAGATAAGCACTAAATTAGATATATTAGATGACAATTTTAATCACGTATATAAACACAACCCTATCCATCACATGGAACGTCGGGTTAAAGAAATGAATAGCTTAGTGAAGAAACTGCAACGTAAGAATTTACCTATTAGTGCTGAGAGTGCGAAAGAGAATATTTTAGACATCGCAGGTATCCGCGTCGTTTGTAACTATTTAGAAGATATTTATGTTATTGAAAAGATGCTATTAAAACAAGAAGATATTAAATTAATAAGACGCAAAGACTATATAGAGAACCCTAAGGAAAATGGCTATCGAAGCTTACATATTGTGGTATCTATTCCTGTATTTTTATCGAATAAAGTAGAAGTAACACCAGTAGAAGTTCAAATTAGAACCATTGGTATGGATATGTGGGCAAGTTTAGAACACAAGATTCGATATAAAAATAATGCAAGTACCGAAGATTATAAAGATATGTTAAAAGATTGCGCGTTGGAAATTTCAGATGTAGAAGCAAAAATGCAATCCATTCACTCTGCTATTACAGAAAGTGATACGCATTAA
- a CDS encoding MerR family transcriptional regulator, with the protein MSHYTIGELANLEDITVRTLQYYDRKGLLTAERDIESNRRFYTDDHHYQLQLIFILKKFGCTLDEIKTLLHDDSDMQTLKMILQLHKEELETHIHSDKEILKNINEVQHYISQHSSSSINHLSDIDKAMKQSTTLKSLKSKVWLSAGVIGIVQYTGLIASLLRSSSKPFVAIIPILVTYAVGLTAFYYKNISYLCPNCQHTFKPSLKQFMLAQHTAQTRKLECPKCHETHYCIEVADDKTK; encoded by the coding sequence ATGTCACATTATACAATTGGAGAACTTGCAAATCTCGAAGACATCACAGTTAGAACATTGCAATATTATGATCGTAAAGGATTGTTAACAGCTGAACGAGATATTGAATCTAATCGACGTTTTTATACTGACGATCATCACTATCAACTTCAACTTATTTTTATCTTGAAGAAATTTGGCTGCACCTTAGATGAAATTAAGACACTATTACATGATGACAGTGATATGCAAACATTGAAAATGATATTGCAACTGCATAAAGAAGAATTAGAAACCCATATTCACAGCGATAAAGAAATATTAAAGAATATTAATGAAGTACAACATTATATTTCACAACATTCAAGTTCTTCAATCAATCATTTATCTGACATAGACAAGGCTATGAAACAATCTACTACATTAAAATCACTTAAAAGTAAAGTATGGCTTAGCGCAGGCGTTATTGGCATAGTTCAATACACAGGACTTATTGCAAGTTTATTAAGAAGTTCAAGCAAACCATTTGTTGCAATCATACCAATCTTAGTCACTTATGCCGTTGGATTAACAGCATTTTACTACAAAAACATTTCATATCTGTGTCCAAATTGTCAGCATACTTTTAAACCATCATTGAAACAATTTATGTTAGCACAACACACTGCACAGACACGTAAATTAGAATGCCCTAAATGTCATGAAACACATTATTGCATCGAAGTGGCTGACGATAAAACGAAATAA
- a CDS encoding GntR family transcriptional regulator yields MNQSYPEQWLGGMSKGEGVAAQIRLQIVNGEIEADTLLTENQVANQFDVSRSPVRDAFKLLQTDQLIQLERMGARVLNFGEQEKKELYDLRLMLESFAFAKMKHIDTAPVIKEMHKHLEMMKVAVKFEDAEAFTQHDLQFHEATINASNHQYLQTFWKHLKPVIESLVLLSMRHRMAHNKADFERIHNNHAVFIEAIEQYDSDKLREAFHLNFDDVGKDIESFWLR; encoded by the coding sequence GTGAATCAAAGTTATCCAGAACAATGGCTTGGAGGTATGTCAAAAGGCGAAGGTGTTGCTGCACAAATTCGCTTACAAATCGTGAACGGTGAGATTGAAGCCGATACACTGCTTACAGAGAATCAAGTTGCAAATCAATTTGATGTTAGTCGTTCACCAGTAAGAGATGCGTTTAAATTATTGCAAACAGATCAACTCATTCAATTAGAACGAATGGGTGCCAGGGTGCTTAATTTTGGTGAACAAGAGAAGAAAGAACTTTATGATTTAAGATTGATGCTTGAGTCATTTGCTTTCGCAAAAATGAAACACATTGATACCGCACCAGTTATTAAAGAAATGCATAAACACCTTGAAATGATGAAAGTTGCAGTCAAGTTTGAAGATGCTGAAGCCTTTACACAACATGATCTACAATTTCATGAAGCAACCATTAATGCTTCAAACCATCAATACTTACAAACCTTCTGGAAACATTTGAAACCAGTCATCGAATCACTTGTCTTATTATCAATGAGACATCGCATGGCACATAATAAAGCAGACTTTGAACGCATTCATAACAATCATGCAGTATTTATTGAAGCAATTGAACAATATGACTCAGATAAATTAAGAGAAGCTTTTCATTTAAACTTTGATGACGTCGGTAAAGATATTGAAAGTTTCTGGTTACGATAA
- the gntK gene encoding gluconokinase — translation MKYMIGVDIGTTSTKSVLYDENGQFIMKHNIGYPLHTPNVDVSEENPDELFDAVLMTIKYIIREAGVKKEDIKLISFSAQMHSLVALDAQNSRLTESITWADNRASKYAELINKEHHGSEIYQRTGTPIHPMSPLSKIFWMKHEQPEIYNQTAMFADIKTYIFYQLFEKYVIDYSMASATGMFSLEQLDWDEEALYLLGITREQLPELVPTTHISKGMKKRYATLMGVDENTPIIVGASDGVLSNLGVNSYKKGEVAVTIGTSGAIRTVINKPRTDYKGRIFCYVLDEEHYVIGGPVNNGGVILRWLRDELLASEVETAKRLGVDPYDVLTRIASRVKPGAEGLIFHPYLAGERAPLWNADARGSFFGLTLSHQKEHMIRAALEGVLYNLYTVYLALVEVMNETPSTIKATGGFAKSEVWRQMMADIFNTDLIVPESYESSCLGACVLGLKALGEIDDISIIEKMVGTTNSHKPNPETVKVYQKLVSIFINLSRSLEERYAEIADFQRKHME, via the coding sequence ATGAAGTACATGATTGGCGTAGATATTGGTACTACAAGTACGAAATCAGTATTATACGATGAAAATGGACAATTTATTATGAAGCATAATATCGGCTATCCATTACACACGCCAAATGTAGATGTTTCTGAAGAGAACCCCGATGAACTGTTCGATGCCGTATTGATGACAATTAAATACATCATAAGAGAAGCGGGCGTAAAGAAAGAAGATATTAAACTGATTTCATTTAGTGCACAAATGCATAGCTTGGTAGCACTCGATGCGCAGAATAGCCGATTAACAGAAAGTATAACTTGGGCGGATAATCGCGCAAGTAAATATGCTGAATTAATCAACAAAGAACATCACGGTTCTGAGATTTATCAACGTACAGGTACACCTATCCATCCAATGTCACCTTTATCTAAAATCTTTTGGATGAAACATGAACAACCTGAAATTTACAATCAAACTGCCATGTTTGCTGATATTAAGACTTATATCTTCTATCAACTGTTTGAAAAATATGTCATCGATTATTCAATGGCATCAGCTACAGGCATGTTTAGTTTAGAACAATTAGATTGGGATGAGGAAGCACTTTACCTTTTAGGCATCACACGAGAACAATTACCAGAACTTGTTCCAACTACACATATATCAAAAGGCATGAAAAAACGTTATGCCACACTAATGGGTGTGGACGAAAATACACCAATTATAGTTGGTGCTAGTGATGGCGTATTATCTAACCTTGGCGTTAATAGTTATAAAAAAGGCGAAGTCGCCGTCACAATCGGCACATCAGGTGCGATTCGAACAGTCATTAATAAACCTCGCACCGACTATAAAGGACGTATCTTCTGTTACGTACTAGACGAAGAACATTATGTCATTGGCGGACCCGTCAATAACGGCGGTGTCATCCTTAGATGGCTAAGAGATGAGCTCCTTGCTAGTGAAGTTGAAACTGCGAAACGTTTAGGGGTAGACCCATACGATGTACTTACTAGAATCGCTAGTCGAGTTAAACCTGGTGCTGAAGGCCTAATCTTCCACCCATATCTTGCCGGTGAACGTGCACCATTATGGAATGCAGACGCACGTGGCTCATTCTTTGGTTTAACTTTGTCACATCAAAAAGAACATATGATACGTGCAGCATTAGAGGGCGTATTGTACAACCTTTATACAGTATATCTAGCACTTGTAGAGGTAATGAACGAAACACCTAGCACAATCAAAGCGACGGGGGGATTCGCTAAGAGTGAAGTGTGGCGTCAAATGATGGCAGATATTTTCAATACAGACCTTATCGTGCCAGAAAGCTATGAAAGTTCTTGTTTAGGGGCATGTGTATTAGGACTTAAAGCATTAGGAGAAATTGATGATATTTCAATTATTGAAAAGATGGTCGGCACTACAAATTCACATAAACCAAATCCAGAGACGGTTAAGGTTTATCAAAAATTAGTATCTATCTTTATCAATTTAAGTCGTTCACTTGAAGAACGCTATGCAGAAATTGCAGATTTTCAACGTAAGCACATGGAGTAA
- a CDS encoding gluconate permease produces MFGDIWPLISVVIGILLLLSLIIFMKLNTFIALIVTSVVTAILLGMPLSKIMTTIETGMGSTLGHIALIFGLGAMLGKLLADGGGANRIADTLIAKFGQKHVQWAMIIAAFIVGIALFFEVGLVLLIPLVFTIAKRAKVSPLKLGLPMITALSVTHGFLPPHPGPVVIAKELKANVGQVLLYGIIIAIPVTIIAGPVFNKFAQKLTPTAYTREGDISALGSQKEFAESEMPGFGLSIFTAILPVILMLISTIVQLVTGHEEAKNLFEQIVYFIGTAGTAMLISVIFAIFSMGLHRGRKMDDVMKSATNAIYPIGMMILIIGGGGTFKQVLIDGGVGDTIAKMFEGSTMSPILLAWIVAAVLRIALGSATVAAITTTGIVLPLLQHSDSNVALVVLAIGAGSLILSHVNDAGFWMFKEYFGLTVKETFLTWSLLETIISVSGIIFILFISLFV; encoded by the coding sequence ATGTTTGGAGATATTTGGCCACTTATTAGTGTGGTAATTGGGATCTTATTACTATTATCATTGATTATTTTCATGAAGTTAAACACATTTATTGCGTTAATCGTGACATCCGTTGTTACAGCAATCTTATTAGGTATGCCGCTAAGTAAAATAATGACTACCATTGAAACTGGAATGGGTAGTACACTCGGTCACATCGCTTTAATCTTTGGATTAGGTGCAATGTTAGGTAAACTACTCGCGGACGGTGGCGGTGCAAACCGTATCGCTGATACATTAATTGCGAAATTTGGACAAAAACATGTCCAATGGGCAATGATTATCGCTGCATTTATCGTAGGCATCGCATTATTCTTTGAAGTCGGATTAGTACTATTAATTCCATTAGTATTTACAATTGCTAAACGTGCGAAAGTATCACCACTGAAACTTGGTTTGCCAATGATTACTGCATTGTCAGTAACACACGGATTCTTACCACCACATCCAGGTCCAGTTGTTATCGCAAAAGAATTAAAAGCGAACGTCGGTCAAGTATTACTTTACGGTATTATTATTGCTATACCAGTAACAATTATCGCTGGTCCAGTATTTAATAAATTTGCTCAAAAACTTACACCAACTGCCTATACACGTGAGGGAGATATCTCAGCATTAGGTTCTCAAAAAGAATTTGCTGAATCAGAAATGCCTGGATTTGGCTTAAGTATCTTTACTGCTATATTACCAGTAATCTTAATGTTGATTTCAACTATCGTACAATTAGTGACAGGCCATGAAGAAGCGAAAAATCTATTTGAACAAATTGTTTACTTTATCGGTACTGCAGGCACAGCAATGTTAATTTCAGTTATCTTTGCTATCTTCTCAATGGGATTACATAGAGGCAGAAAAATGGACGACGTTATGAAATCGGCTACTAATGCCATTTACCCAATTGGAATGATGATCTTAATTATTGGCGGTGGCGGTACATTTAAACAAGTATTGATAGACGGTGGCGTTGGTGACACTATCGCGAAAATGTTCGAAGGTTCAACAATGTCTCCTATCTTACTTGCATGGATTGTTGCAGCTGTACTTCGTATTGCATTAGGTTCAGCAACTGTTGCAGCCATTACAACAACAGGTATCGTATTACCATTACTACAACATTCAGATTCTAACGTAGCCCTTGTAGTACTTGCTATCGGTGCCGGAAGCTTAATCCTATCACACGTTAACGATGCAGGTTTCTGGATGTTTAAAGAATATTTCGGCTTAACAGTAAAAGAAACTTTCCTAACATGGTCACTACTTGAAACCATCATCTCAGTATCAGGTATCATCTTTATCTTATTCATTAGCTTGTTCGTATAA
- the galU gene encoding UTP--glucose-1-phosphate uridylyltransferase GalU, giving the protein MKKITKAIIPAAGLGTRFLPATKAMPKEMLPILDKPTIQYIVEEASRAGIEDIIIVTGKHKRAIEDHFDNQKELEMVLEEKGKTELLEKVNYSTDLANIFYVRQKEQKGLGHAIYTARQFIGNEPFAVLLGDDIVESEEPAIKQLMNVYEETGHSVIGVQEVDEHVTHRYGIIDPLGKEGRRYEVKQFVEKPKQGTAPSNLAIMGRYILTPEIFDYLKTQKEGAGNEIQLTDAIERMNSDIPVYAYDFDGNRYDVGEKLGFVKTTIEYALKDPKMKDELVQFIKELGL; this is encoded by the coding sequence TTGAAAAAAATTACAAAAGCAATCATACCTGCTGCTGGTTTAGGAACGAGATTTTTACCAGCCACAAAAGCGATGCCGAAAGAAATGCTTCCAATTTTAGATAAACCTACGATTCAATACATAGTGGAAGAAGCTTCTCGCGCAGGAATTGAAGACATCATAATAGTAACTGGCAAACACAAACGTGCGATTGAAGATCACTTTGATAATCAAAAAGAATTAGAAATGGTATTAGAAGAGAAAGGTAAGACTGAATTACTAGAGAAGGTCAATTACTCTACAGATTTAGCTAATATCTTTTACGTGCGTCAAAAAGAACAAAAGGGCTTAGGACATGCAATTTACACAGCACGCCAATTTATCGGCAATGAACCGTTTGCCGTCTTACTTGGTGATGATATTGTGGAATCCGAAGAGCCCGCAATTAAACAACTAATGAATGTCTACGAAGAAACAGGACACTCTGTAATCGGTGTTCAAGAAGTAGATGAGCATGTCACACATCGTTATGGCATTATTGATCCACTTGGAAAAGAAGGACGCCGTTACGAAGTCAAACAATTCGTTGAAAAACCAAAACAAGGTACGGCACCTTCAAACTTAGCCATCATGGGACGTTACATATTAACACCAGAAATATTCGACTATCTTAAGACACAAAAAGAAGGCGCCGGCAATGAAATTCAATTAACCGACGCCATCGAACGTATGAATAGCGATATTCCAGTATATGCCTATGACTTCGATGGCAATCGTTACGATGTTGGAGAAAAATTAGGCTTCGTCAAAACAACTATCGAATATGCACTTAAAGATCCAAAAATGAAAGATGAATTAGTTCAATTTATTAAAGAATTAGGTTTATAG
- a CDS encoding Dam family site-specific DNA-(adenine-N6)-methyltransferase has protein sequence MQPFVKWAGGKRQYIKTIMEMAPTNFNTYYEPFVGGGAVLFSLSNSNSKINDINTHLIHSYHVIRDNPNKLMEYLDDYDSIPLNEEKYKEMREIYNQHIIEKRYDITTAALFIYLNKHAFNGLFRVNKKGLFNVPWNKKEFVASYNKSNIIEISNFLQTVTITSTDFEEAVSEAEEKDFVFFDSPYAPLNATSFISYDKAGFSIEEHKRLAKLYKSLTEKNVKCMLTNHNTELIRELYNDFNVKEINVRRSINSDASKRVGKEVIITNY, from the coding sequence ATGCAACCATTTGTAAAATGGGCTGGGGGAAAACGTCAATATATTAAAACGATTATGGAAATGGCTCCTACTAATTTCAATACATATTATGAACCATTTGTTGGTGGGGGAGCTGTTTTATTTTCATTAAGCAATAGTAACTCAAAAATTAATGATATTAATACTCATTTAATTCATAGTTATCATGTAATTAGAGATAATCCTAATAAATTGATGGAATATTTAGACGATTATGATTCTATACCTCTAAATGAAGAGAAATATAAAGAAATGAGAGAAATTTATAATCAACACATTATTGAAAAAAGATATGATATAACTACTGCTGCATTATTTATTTACTTAAATAAACATGCTTTTAATGGTTTATTTAGAGTTAATAAAAAAGGTCTATTCAATGTTCCCTGGAACAAAAAAGAATTTGTGGCTTCTTATAATAAAAGTAATATAATAGAAATTTCAAATTTTCTTCAAACAGTTACAATAACAAGTACAGATTTCGAAGAGGCAGTTAGTGAAGCAGAAGAAAAAGACTTTGTTTTTTTTGATAGTCCTTATGCACCATTAAATGCCACAAGCTTTATTTCATATGATAAGGCTGGATTTTCTATTGAAGAACATAAAAGATTAGCAAAATTATATAAAAGTCTTACAGAAAAGAATGTCAAATGTATGCTAACAAATCATAATACAGAATTGATTAGAGAATTATATAATGATTTCAATGTCAAAGAAATTAATGTGAGAAGAAGTATTAATTCTGATGCTAGTAAAAGAGTAGGTAAGGAAGTAATTATTACAAATTATTAA
- a CDS encoding site-specific DNA-methyltransferase has translation MLVLNEYYAENGICLFNEDSLKFLKNITENSVDLIFADPPYFLSRGGITNSGGKMVSVNKGEWDTFITLEEKHAFNRQWIKLCKSILSDNGSIWISGTLHNIYSIGFALEQEGFKILNNITWEKTNPPPNLGCRNFTHSTETIIWAKKDLKKAKHTFNYNVMKEINNNKQMKDVWKGPLTRKSEKSFGKHPTQKPEYLLERIIRSTTNKDDLVLDPFMGSGTTGVIAKRLQRRFIGVEKEEPYIQIAKQRIINTVVQEEFEW, from the coding sequence ATGCTAGTTTTGAATGAATATTATGCTGAAAATGGAATTTGCCTCTTCAATGAGGACTCACTAAAGTTTTTAAAAAATATTACTGAAAATAGCGTGGATCTTATTTTTGCTGATCCACCTTATTTTCTCTCAAGGGGTGGTATCACTAATTCAGGTGGAAAAATGGTCAGTGTCAATAAAGGTGAATGGGATACTTTTATTACTTTGGAAGAAAAACATGCATTTAACAGACAATGGATAAAACTCTGTAAAAGCATATTATCTGATAATGGCTCTATTTGGATTTCAGGAACTTTGCATAACATCTATTCAATAGGATTTGCGCTAGAGCAAGAGGGTTTTAAAATTTTAAACAATATAACATGGGAAAAAACTAACCCACCTCCTAATTTAGGATGTAGAAATTTCACTCATTCAACTGAAACAATTATTTGGGCAAAGAAAGATTTGAAGAAAGCTAAACATACTTTTAACTACAATGTAATGAAAGAAATTAATAATAATAAACAAATGAAAGATGTTTGGAAGGGACCATTAACACGAAAAAGCGAAAAAAGTTTCGGAAAACATCCTACACAAAAACCCGAGTATTTATTGGAAAGAATAATTAGGTCCACAACCAATAAAGATGATTTAGTTTTAGACCCCTTTATGGGTAGTGGCACCACGGGAGTAATTGCAAAAAGATTGCAACGGAGGTTTATAGGTGTTGAGAAAGAAGAACCCTATATTCAAATAGCTAAACAAAGAATTATAAATACAGTAGTTCAGGAGGAATTTGAATGGTAA